Within Paenibacillus albicereus, the genomic segment GGGCTGAAATCGGGTCTCCCCGAAATTTAACGACTCGTGAGGCGCTTAGGGCAGCAAAAGGGCCCCAATAAAGCCTGTAAACGAAGAGTTGGCTGCTCTAAGCGTTCGAGCAGTCGTTAGCATTCCAAGCAGGCTTCAATCTAGCTTCTAAGCGCCTCACTCGTCGTTAGAGAACCGGGCTCCGTTCGCATCACCGTCCCATGCAGCGAGTGGAGAACACTTAAAGCTGGAGACCGGTGGTCTGTCAGGCTCATTAAGAAAGCTGGGTTAAGGTGAAACGCAGCGGTCGACTCCTAGAAAGCGCCGTCCTCAGCAGCCAAAACGAAGAAGCGTTCCGATCCACGTCGCATGTGGATCGGAACGCTTCTTTTCATAGGGCCCACTTCTGCCAGTGCTTGCCGAACGCCCGCCCGGATCGAGTTAAAGCCTGCCGAACGCCTCCGCCAGGACCAGTTAAGTCGGTTTTATCGAGTTAGAGCCTGCCGAATGCCACCGCCGGGGCCAATTAGTTCGATTTAATCGAGCTAATGACAGCCAAACGCCTTCGCCAGGACCAGTTAAGTCGGTTTTATCGAGTTAAAGCCTGTTGAACGCCTCCGCCAGGACCAGTTAAGTCGGTTTTATCGAGTTAAAGCCTGCCGAACGCCTCCGCCGGGACCAGTTAAGTCGGTTTTATCGAGTTAGAGCCTGCCGAAAGACCCACCTGCGAGCATCCGTGAAGGGTGCCTTCACAGCGGGAAAACCAAGCAGAAGCAGTCGCAACGAACGACGAGGGGAGCAAGCGGCATGGACTTCGGGATGATCGCGGTAAAGCTGACGACCGCATTCGCAGCGCTTTGGCTGATGATGAGGGTGCTCGGAAAAAAGGAGATGACGCAGCTGACGGCGTTAGCCGGAATGGACCGAAGGCGAGGGGCTGAACATCCTGTAGGCCAAAGAGAAGCCCGCCAGCTTGCGCCCCCAGCGCGCCTCCACCGGCGCCCCCGCTCGCACACCGACGCCCGCGCCTCCACCGCCGGCCTCCACCGCCGGCCTCCACCGCCGGCCTCCACCGCCGGCCTCCACCGCCGGCCTCCACCGCCGGCTCCGCCATCAGATCGATCCTCCTTCCGCCCCTCAGCCCGCTCCCGAGTCTCCGCTTGCTCCGACAGGTCCGGCGGCAGCAGATGCGGACGGCTGCTTGGCCTCCAGCCGCCGACGCGCCGCCGGGATGGCGAGCAGCGCCAGGAGCAGCAGCGGCAAGCCGAGGTAGACGATCAGGTCATAATACGGAAAATACGCCTGGATCAGCTTGTTGTACGCCGCGATGTTCGGCACGCTGATCATGCCTCCCGCAAGCAGGAGCAGCGCGAGCGGCATGGCGAGGACGCGGTCGTCCCGCAGCCGCGCGAGCTCGCCGATCGCCTTTTGGAGCGAGAAGCTGTAGAGCAGCGCCTTGTAGAAGACGGTGACGATCCAGAGAAAGATCAGGAAAGCCTCCATCCGCTCGAGAAACCGGCCGATCTCGATGCGCTGGGCGAGCAGGAACGTCGGATAGTGCTTGAGCGCCATCATGTTCGGTCCTAGCACCAGCACGCAGAGCAGCATGAGCAGGAACAGCAGGAGGCCTCCGGTGAAGAAGCCTTGGAAGACGGCCGAGCGAGCCGCCTTCTCGTCGTCCTCCTTCACGTATGGCGCCAGCATGAGCAGCACCGCCGCCTCCAAGAAGCCGTAGGAGAAAGCGAGCAGCGTTCCTTCGGCGATGGATGGCAGTCCCGTCCGGGCGATCGGCAGCAGCTGGTCCGGCTTGATCTGGGGCAGCAGGCAGAGCGACAAGAAGACGAACATCGCGACGAAGATCGGATAGAGCAGCTCGCTCGTCCGCGCGAACGTCTCGACGCCGTAGCGCATGCCCGCGGTCAGGACGATCAGGAACGAGAGCATGATCGCCTCCGCCGGCGTCTCGTGCATCATCTGCGCCCGCATGAACAGGCTGATCTCGGCCAGCAGCGACAGCACCATGATGTAGAAGGCATACGCGTACACGAGTCCGAGCAGGCCTCCGGCGATGCGGCCGAGCAGCGCCGTCCATGCGCCGACCAGGCTGAGCCGGCCGAGCCTGCCCAGCAGCGCGGCATACGCCCAAGCCATTCCCATGCCGCAGGCGATCGCCGCCAGCTGGGAGAGCCAGGCGTCCTGGCGGGCGATGTTGCCCATCAGGTTAGGCAGGATGAGGATGGAGTCGCCGATGAGGGCGAAAATAATCATGATCTTGAGCTGGCGCGCGGTGATGCGTCCGTTCTCGACCCGATTCATTCGGTCACCTCCTTGCGGAACAGGTCCATCACGTCGAGCGGACTCGGCAGCGGGACGTGAAGGTTATGCGCCGTGAACAGCAGCAGCCCGGCGAGGCCGATGGCCGCGGCCAGCACCAGCTCCTTCCTGCGGTCCGCCCGCAGCAGCTCGCGTCCGTCCATCGCCGCGGCGGCGGCAAGCCAGAGGCAGCCGGTCAGCAAGGCATACATGATCGCATTCCTCCTACGGTTTCGGTTTGACGGAATTGCCGATCGATCCGGTCTTGCGGATGACGAGATCGATCTGGAACGAAATGTTCGCCTGAGGAAAGCCGGCCACGTCCCAGGTCGCCTTCGCCTGCTTCCAGTACTCGGGATGCTTCCTGCCGAGCGCGCTCCCGAAGCCGAACAGATCGGCCTCATGCCGCTTGCCCCAGCGGATCGCGGCTTCCGCATTGCTTCGCACGATGTCTTCCGCCCTTTTCTCCAGCTCGTCGAACGTCGAGGACCGGGAAAAGTCGACCTGCGGGCAGGCATTTTCCACGATGTCGCCCTGCGCCCAGATCTGGATGAGGAACTCGGCCTTGCCGCCTCGGATCCGGGGAACGATTTTCGTATCGGAGGACGTCACCTCGATGCCGGTATGGAGAGTCTTGGAGCACGGCAGCTCGATGGAGGTGCTGTCGAGGTTGTCGGTCAGATCGGTAAAGCCCTTGCTTTCCTTCTCGTCCAGCCAGCCGATCAGCTTGTCGCCCTTGAAGGCGCCGATGCCTCGATAGTTGTAAGAAGCCGCAGGACGGAAGCCGATCAGGTTGCCGGGCCGGTCGGCCTGCTTGCGGCTGCCCACGATCTCGATGCCGGTCAGGACGAGCTGCTGGCCGTCGCCCGTCAGCTTGTTGACCACATCGCCCATCGTGACGGCTACCGTCGGCGCCCAGGAGCGCTCGGAGGTGCGCAGCGACTGCTGCATGCTGTAGGTCGGCAGCCGCTCGAGCGGCGTGTACAGCTCCAGGATCTGCTCGGCGGTCGCCCCGCGGGCGATGACGACGTTGTAGTCCATGCGCGCCTCGTTGTCCCGCAGCGGGCTGTCGATGACGCTCGCGACGCCCCGGCGGGCCATCTCCTCGCTCAGCACGAACAGCTGCAGGTGACCCAGGTACATGAGGCGGGGAGCTCGGGTCGTCAGGGAGCGCGCCGCTTCGAAAATCGTGTTGCCCCGGCCTTGGTACAGCGTGCCGGGGGCGCGGTTGGTGCTTTTGCTCTTCAAGGAGATCTCGTTCGGATTGACGACCTGGAACGAGACGACGTACTGCCCGTCCTCCCAGTCGATGCCCATGCCGAGCACGACGAGCAGATCGTTGAGCTCGCGCCGGCTCCAGCAGCCGCTCAGCAGCAGCAGGCAGGCCAGCACGACGCAGATTCGTTTCCCCATGGGCGATCACGCTCCTTCAATTCGGGCGGCGGCCGCGATACCGCCTCGCTCCGGCGCGCCGGGACCCTGCAGGCTGGGCGAAGCTCGCCCACCTCGGCACCCGCACCAGCGCATCCAACAGGGCGCGCGGGCGCAGCGGCGCGATCGGAGACATGTAGCTTTCGCCGAACGTCTTCAACGAGGCCAGATGCAGCAGCAGCAGCAGCTGCGCCAGGATGATGCCGTACAGCCCGAACGACGCCGCTACGGCCATGAACAGGAACCTCAGCATGCGGATCGGGATCGAGATGCTGTACGAGGGCAGCGTGAACGTCGCGATCGCCGTGACCGAGACGACGATGACCATCGCGGCCGAGACGATGCCCGCCTCGACCGCCGCCTGCCCGATGACAAGCGTGCCGACGACGGAGACGGCTTGGCCGATCGGCCTCGGCATGCGCAGTCCCGCCTCCCGCAGAATCTCGAACGTGACCTCCATCGCGAGCGCCTCGACAAAGGCCGGGAACGGAACGCCCTCGCGCTGCGCCATCAGGCTGAACAGCAGCGTGAACGGCAGCATGTCGCGGTGGAACGTCGTGATGGCGATGTAGATCGACGGCAGCAGCAGCGCGATGAACAGGCCGAGCAGCCGCAGCAGGCGCAGCAGGCTGGAGTAGAGGGCGTACTGGTAGTAGTCCTCGGCCGTCTGCATGAACGAGAGGAAGGGAGCCGGGGCGATCAGCGCGTTCGGCGAGCCGCCGACGAGGATGGCGATCTTGCCTTCCAGCAGCTCCCCCGCTACGCTGTCGGGTAGCTCGGTGTTTTTCATCGTCGGAAAGAACGACCGCCGGTCGTCCTCGATCAGCTCCTCCACATACCCGCTGTCCAGCACGCCGTCGATGTCGATCGCCTGCAGCCGGGAGCGGGCTTCGGCCACGACCGACGGCTTGGCCAGCCCCTGGATGTACACGAGGCACACCTCGGTCTTGGTCATGCGGCCGAGATGGATCGACTCCATCCACAGCCGCGGGTCCTTGATCTTGCGCCGCAGCAGACCGGTATTGACCCGCAACGTCTCCGTGAAGCTTTCCCGGGGCCCGCGGATCGACGTCTGGTTGGGCGATTCGGAGATTTCCCGCTCCTTCCACTTGGCGTTGGGGACGGCGTAGGCGAGCTCGCTTCCATC encodes:
- a CDS encoding Ger(x)C family spore germination protein, encoding MGKRICVVLACLLLLSGCWSRRELNDLLVVLGMGIDWEDGQYVVSFQVVNPNEISLKSKSTNRAPGTLYQGRGNTIFEAARSLTTRAPRLMYLGHLQLFVLSEEMARRGVASVIDSPLRDNEARMDYNVVIARGATAEQILELYTPLERLPTYSMQQSLRTSERSWAPTVAVTMGDVVNKLTGDGQQLVLTGIEIVGSRKQADRPGNLIGFRPAASYNYRGIGAFKGDKLIGWLDEKESKGFTDLTDNLDSTSIELPCSKTLHTGIEVTSSDTKIVPRIRGGKAEFLIQIWAQGDIVENACPQVDFSRSSTFDELEKRAEDIVRSNAEAAIRWGKRHEADLFGFGSALGRKHPEYWKQAKATWDVAGFPQANISFQIDLVIRKTGSIGNSVKPKP
- a CDS encoding GerAB/ArcD/ProY family transporter, which encodes MNRVENGRITARQLKIMIIFALIGDSILILPNLMGNIARQDAWLSQLAAIACGMGMAWAYAALLGRLGRLSLVGAWTALLGRIAGGLLGLVYAYAFYIMVLSLLAEISLFMRAQMMHETPAEAIMLSFLIVLTAGMRYGVETFARTSELLYPIFVAMFVFLSLCLLPQIKPDQLLPIARTGLPSIAEGTLLAFSYGFLEAAVLLMLAPYVKEDDEKAARSAVFQGFFTGGLLLFLLMLLCVLVLGPNMMALKHYPTFLLAQRIEIGRFLERMEAFLIFLWIVTVFYKALLYSFSLQKAIGELARLRDDRVLAMPLALLLLAGGMISVPNIAAYNKLIQAYFPYYDLIVYLGLPLLLLALLAIPAARRRLEAKQPSASAAAGPVGASGDSGAG
- a CDS encoding spore germination protein — encoded protein: MKPTFSWEGSEPGVLRPLPLDPDAGRLLEAIRQDMGGSRDLVVRRFGDASAASPPAALVYIDGISDDETADRYVADVLRAAGTGPDGLSPPSSEAASAALRLLGTIGSGEPVPDMAVFYERLLSGSAMLVLDGSELAYAVPNAKWKEREISESPNQTSIRGPRESFTETLRVNTGLLRRKIKDPRLWMESIHLGRMTKTEVCLVYIQGLAKPSVVAEARSRLQAIDIDGVLDSGYVEELIEDDRRSFFPTMKNTELPDSVAGELLEGKIAILVGGSPNALIAPAPFLSFMQTAEDYYQYALYSSLLRLLRLLGLFIALLLPSIYIAITTFHRDMLPFTLLFSLMAQREGVPFPAFVEALAMEVTFEILREAGLRMPRPIGQAVSVVGTLVIGQAAVEAGIVSAAMVIVVSVTAIATFTLPSYSISIPIRMLRFLFMAVAASFGLYGIILAQLLLLLHLASLKTFGESYMSPIAPLRPRALLDALVRVPRWASFAQPAGSRRAGARRYRGRRPN